In Scleropages formosus chromosome 10, fSclFor1.1, whole genome shotgun sequence, a single genomic region encodes these proteins:
- the gal3st2 gene encoding uncharacterized protein gal3st2: MLPAVPRSARTATLGTKERARTERDARIGRSERVWIAHPPSARLPLVPPTPLLATGTRAMPSAQKKGARESAASPCCSSSPRTARLKGRLWSRLRLVWVALMALTVLCVAIQILGVVRQSRSSILLRHSARENFFNMRFTIEFHKMFTPQQEGLNPSQYLQAWRQESTTENHRPDLPVARRLGNTRLFRGESSLWNFRGPKGGSPSTAQPTTSQGGPVPENKFAEEVKRRSSPQSTVGAGTTRPARALTRPMSAFSRAEKPVETPVVTGRGHQSSTSSLLRDPWRTGRSQQRMVAWSEPESEHAVTLKRPTEHPLQRLNPGSSLNKPTPLRPANREVPSCKPKNHIMFLKTHKTASSTILNILYRYGDSRNLTFALPVNRHSQLFYPVMFAAHFVEGFQSKTVREYDIMCNHMRFVPREVKKVMPADTFYFSILRNPVSMMESIFAYYKGIPAFAKATSLDDFLNNTWRNYSFSTDGNHYAKNILSFDFGFSNVNSEYNEETHSNFIISLTEKFFDLILISEYFDESMILLKNALCWSLDDVVSFKLNSRSDKTKQKLSPQTMERIKVWNSRDWKLYLHFNATFWRKIDVTIGREAMKVEVARLRERRAELMKTCLMDGGAVDPSKVKDKGFKPFQYGSAVIQGYNLNPGLKGATRKMCQELITPELQYTAALYTKQFPELSAKLDASQKQLMSNKTTMNRSKMLEIRMHLERQRKSALGSPRYEVPRVRRNSFPNGPAMSSLRNVP; this comes from the exons ATGCTACCAGCAGTGCCGCGAAGCGCGCGGACTGCAACGCTCGGGACAAAGGAGCGCGCGCGAACGGAACGGGACGCTCGGATCGGGCGTTCGGAGCGCGTGTGGATCGCTCACCCGCCCAGCGCGCGCCTTCCACTTGTTCCCCCCACACCTCTCCTCGCGACTGGAACACGCGCGATGCCGTCCGCGCAGAAGAAGGGCGCGCGGGAGAGCGCGGCGTCTCCCTGCTGCTCGAGCTCGCCGCGGACCGC GAGGCTCAAGGGGAGGCTCTGGAGCCGCCTGCGCTTGGTCTGGGTGGCGCTCATGGCCCTCACGGTCCTCTGCGTGGCCATTCAGATCCTGGGCGTGGTCAGGCAGTCCAG gAGTAGCATTCTTCTGAGACACTCCGCCAGGGAGAACTTCTTCAACATGCGGTTCACCATTGAATTCCATAAGATGTTCACCCCCCAGCAGGAGGGGTTGAACCCCAGCCAGTACCTGCAGGCCTGGCGTCAGGAGAGCACCACGGAAAACCACAGACCTGATCTGCCTGTGGCTCGAAGACTTGGAAACACAAGACTTTTCAGGGGGGAAAGCAGCCTGTGGAACTTCAGGGGTCCGAAGGGGGGTTCACCGTCAACAGCGCAGCCCACGACCTCCCAGGGGGGTCCGGTTCCGGAGAATAAATTCGCAGAGGAGGTGAAAAGACGGAGTTCACCCCAATCCACCGTGGGGGCAGGAACCACCCGTCCGGCTCGGGCTCTGACCAGGCCCATGTCAGCATTCAGCAGAGCTGAGAAACCTGTGGAGACCCCTGTGGTCACAGGGAGGGGCCACCAGAGCAGCACCTCCTCCCTGCTGCGGGACCCTTGGAGAACTGGGCGCAGCCAGCAGAGGATGGTTGCGTGGTCGGAACCCGAGTCTGAGCACGCAGTGACACTGAAAAGGCCAACTGAACACCCGCTCCAGAGACTGAACCCGGGTTCCAGCCTGAACAAGCCTACCCCCTTGAGGCCGGCAAACCGGGAGGTGCCCTCCTGCAAGCCAAAGAACCACATCAtgttcctgaaaacacacaagacaGCCAGCAGCACCATACTCAACATCCTGTACCGCTACGGCGACAGCCGGAACCTGACGTTTGCACTGCCGGTGAACCGACACAGCCAGCTGTTCTACCCGGTTATGTTCGCGGCCCACTTCGTCGAGGGCTTCCAGTCGAAGACCGTCAGGGAGTACGACATCATGTGCAACCACATGAGATTTGTACCCAGAGAG GTTAAAAAAGTAATGCCAGcagatacattttatttctccattttgCGGAACCCGGTATCAATGATGGAATCAATTTTTGCCTATTATAAAGGCATACCAGCCTTTGCTAAAGCTACAAGCCTGGACGACTTCCTCAACAACACGTGGAGGAACTACAGCTTCTCGACCGACGGCAACCATTATGCCAAGAACATCCTCAGTTTTGACTTTGGCTTCAGCAACGTGAACAGTGAATATAATGAGGAGACACATTCCAACTTCATTATATCTCTGACTGAGAAATTCTTTGACCTCATTCTTATATCTGAGTACTTTGATGAGTCCATGATTCTGCTGAAGAACGCCCTTTGCTGGTCTCTTGACGATGTGGTCTCGTTCAAGCTGAACAGCAGGAGTGACAAGACCAAGCAGAAACTGTCCCCGCAGACCATGGAGAGGATTAAGGTGTGGAACTCGAGGGACTGGAAGCTCTATCTCCATTTCAACGCAACCTTCTGGAGGAAGATAGACGTGACTATAGGCCGGGAGGCCATGAAGGTTGAGGTTGCCCGGCTGCGAGAAAGGAGGGCGGAACTGATGAAGACCTGTCTGATGGACGGTGGAGCTGTGGACCCCTCAAAGGTGAAGGATAAAGGCTTTAAACCCTTCCAGTATGGCTCTGCTGTCATTCAGGGCTACAATCTCAACCCGGGGTTGAAGGGGGCCACCAGAAAGATGTGCCAAGAGTTGATAACACCCGAGCTGCAGTATACGGCAGCCCTCTACACCAAGCAGTTCCCTGAGCTTTCTGCCAAGTTGGATGCTTCCCAGAAACAGCTCATGTCCAATAAAACGACCATGAACCGCTCAAAGATGCTGGAAATCAGGATGCACCTTGAGCGGCAGAGGAAAAGTGCACTCGGAAGTCCACGGTACGAGGTCCCCAGAGTCCGCCGGAACTCCTTCCCCAACGGGCCTGCCATGAGCAGCCTGAGGAACGTGCCTTGA